Proteins encoded by one window of Martelella endophytica:
- a CDS encoding AraC family transcriptional regulator: MNANSGKGFERSAAILARAEGGDLERSCKRDAIIAAPAEDGIERLEARFSGNGFSPHRHDTYALGLTMAGIQTFSYRGASRFSTPGRLIILHPDELHDGGAGGEDGLTYRMIYLPPEKIMAATEGLARALPFVRDPVADDRPLRASLAEALDELDGEMGELKRDGLIAEIAQHLVRLGDAQGLARKSFDRRALGRCRDFLEDSVEETINSEQLETIAGIDRFTLARQFRALYGTSPHRYLVQRRLARAKAMIANGETLAAAAMTAGFSDQSHMSRHFKKTYGMTPGRFQALTRPRRTAGTGRFPSGD; the protein is encoded by the coding sequence ATGAATGCGAACTCCGGAAAGGGATTTGAACGGTCGGCCGCCATCCTAGCGAGAGCCGAGGGCGGCGATCTTGAACGTTCGTGCAAGCGGGACGCCATCATTGCCGCGCCCGCCGAAGACGGCATCGAACGGCTGGAAGCGCGGTTCTCCGGCAACGGCTTTTCACCGCATCGGCACGACACCTATGCGCTGGGGCTGACCATGGCGGGCATCCAGACCTTCTCCTATCGCGGCGCGTCGCGCTTTTCGACGCCGGGTCGGCTGATCATCCTGCACCCGGATGAGCTGCATGACGGTGGTGCCGGCGGCGAGGACGGCCTCACCTACCGGATGATCTACCTGCCGCCGGAAAAGATCATGGCCGCGACCGAAGGCCTCGCACGCGCCCTGCCCTTCGTGCGTGACCCGGTGGCCGACGACAGGCCATTGCGCGCGAGCCTCGCTGAAGCTCTCGATGAACTTGACGGAGAAATGGGGGAATTGAAGCGCGACGGTCTGATCGCCGAGATTGCCCAGCACCTCGTCCGCCTCGGCGACGCTCAGGGCCTCGCCAGAAAATCATTCGACCGAAGGGCACTCGGCCGCTGCCGCGATTTCCTGGAAGACTCCGTCGAAGAGACGATCAACTCCGAACAGCTGGAGACCATCGCCGGCATCGACCGGTTCACCCTCGCACGCCAGTTTCGCGCGCTTTATGGCACCAGCCCGCATCGCTATCTCGTCCAGCGCAGGCTGGCGCGGGCAAAGGCGATGATCGCCAACGGGGAAACACTCGCCGCTGCGGCCATGACCGCCGGCTTTTCCGACCAGAGCCACATGTCGCGGCACTTCAAGAAAACCTACGGCATGACGCCCGGCCGGTTCCAGGCCCTCACTCGCCCTCGTCGAACAGCCGGAACTGGTCGATTTCCTTCGGGGGATTGA
- the ruvB gene encoding Holliday junction branch migration DNA helicase RuvB, with protein sequence MNDESRLISPDKRGEDLDAALRPQTLDDFTGQAEARANLKVFIEAAKRRGEALDHVLFVGPPGLGKTTLAQIMAKELGVNFRSTSGPVIAKAGDLAALLTNLEERDVLFIDEIHRLSPAVEEILYPAMEDFQLDLIIGEGPAARSVKIDLSKFTLVAATTRLGLLTTPLRDRFGIPVRLNFYTVEELEGIIRRGARLMGLTMSDDGAREIARRARGTPRIAGRLLRRVRDFAEVADAGEVSRAIADEALTRLEVDHMGLDQLDRRYLNMICQHFGGGPVGIETIAAGLSEPRDAIEDIIEPYMIQQGLIQRTPRGRVMTATAWKHLGLNPPKEIDQFRLFDEGE encoded by the coding sequence ATGAATGACGAAAGCCGCCTGATATCGCCCGACAAGCGCGGCGAGGACCTTGACGCGGCCCTCAGGCCGCAGACGCTTGACGATTTTACCGGTCAGGCGGAAGCGCGCGCGAACCTGAAGGTGTTCATCGAGGCGGCCAAGCGCCGTGGTGAGGCGCTGGACCATGTGCTGTTCGTTGGTCCGCCGGGGCTGGGCAAGACCACGCTGGCGCAGATCATGGCCAAGGAACTCGGCGTCAATTTCCGCTCCACCTCCGGACCCGTGATCGCCAAGGCCGGTGACCTGGCGGCGCTTTTGACCAATCTCGAAGAACGCGACGTGCTGTTCATCGATGAAATTCATCGGCTGAGTCCTGCAGTCGAGGAAATCCTTTATCCGGCGATGGAAGATTTTCAGCTCGACCTGATCATCGGCGAGGGGCCTGCGGCGCGGTCGGTGAAGATCGATCTGTCGAAATTCACTCTGGTCGCCGCGACCACGCGTCTTGGCCTGCTGACGACACCGCTGCGCGATCGTTTCGGCATTCCCGTGCGGCTCAATTTCTACACGGTCGAGGAACTGGAAGGCATCATTCGTCGCGGCGCGCGGCTGATGGGGCTTACCATGAGCGATGACGGCGCCCGCGAGATTGCCCGCCGGGCCCGCGGGACGCCGCGCATTGCCGGCAGACTTCTGCGCCGCGTGCGCGATTTTGCGGAAGTGGCCGATGCCGGTGAAGTCTCGCGCGCAATCGCCGACGAGGCTCTGACACGGCTTGAGGTCGACCATATGGGCCTCGACCAGCTCGACCGGCGCTACCTCAACATGATCTGCCAGCATTTCGGTGGCGGTCCGGTGGGCATCGAGACGATTGCGGCGGGACTCTCCGAACCGCGCGATGCGATCGAGGACATCATCGAGCCCTACATGATCCAGCAGGGCCTGATCCAGCGCACGCCGCGCGGGCGAGTGATGACCGCAACTGCCTGGAAACACCTCGGCCTCAATCCCCCGAAGGAAATCGACCAGTTCCGGCTGTTCGACGAGGGCGAGTGA
- the ruvA gene encoding Holliday junction branch migration protein RuvA has protein sequence MIGKLKGVIDEIGDDHVLVDVHGVCYVAFCSARTLSRIGSPGEAVTLVIETFVREDQLKLYGFISAEERGWFNLLQSVQGVGTRVALAILSTLTAGEIANAIALGDKTAVSRAPGVGPKVATRIVTELKNKVPAGLSMGDNEAISFRRDVGEGAAPAAVSDAISALSNLGYSRDQAAGAVAAALKAAGEGAESAVLIRLGLKELAN, from the coding sequence ATGATTGGCAAGCTCAAGGGCGTGATTGACGAGATCGGCGACGACCATGTGCTCGTCGATGTGCACGGCGTCTGCTACGTCGCCTTCTGTTCGGCGCGTACACTGTCACGCATCGGTTCGCCCGGAGAGGCGGTGACGCTGGTCATCGAGACCTTCGTGCGCGAGGATCAGCTCAAGCTTTACGGCTTTATCAGCGCAGAGGAGCGCGGCTGGTTTAACCTGCTGCAGAGCGTGCAGGGCGTCGGCACCCGCGTGGCGTTGGCCATTCTGTCGACGCTGACTGCCGGCGAGATCGCCAATGCCATCGCGCTCGGCGACAAGACCGCCGTTTCCCGCGCGCCGGGTGTCGGCCCGAAGGTGGCGACCCGCATCGTCACCGAGCTCAAGAACAAGGTGCCGGCCGGTCTTTCGATGGGCGACAATGAGGCGATTTCATTCCGCCGCGATGTCGGCGAAGGCGCGGCACCCGCCGCCGTTTCCGATGCCATCTCGGCGCTTTCCAATCTCGGCTATTCCCGCGACCAGGCCGCCGGCGCTGTCGCTGCGGCGCTGAAGGCGGCGGGCGAGGGGGCGGAAAGTGCGGTTTTGATCCGGCTGGGGCTGAAGGAATTGGCGAATTGA
- the ruvC gene encoding crossover junction endodeoxyribonuclease RuvC: MEKTIRILGIDPGLRRTGWGVIETLGNSLKFIDSGTVTSDGDMDLASRLRQLHDGLSEVVHGYRPDEAAVEQTFVNKDAVATLKLGQARGIALLVPSLAGLRVAEYAPNAVKKAVIGVGHGDKEQIHMMLKVLMPRVKFKGSDAADALAIAICHAHNRGGNRMLQAAMAG; the protein is encoded by the coding sequence ATGGAAAAGACGATTCGCATTCTCGGCATCGATCCGGGGCTGAGGCGCACCGGCTGGGGCGTGATCGAGACGCTTGGCAACTCGCTGAAGTTCATCGATTCCGGCACGGTGACGTCCGATGGCGACATGGATCTGGCTTCGCGACTCAGGCAGCTTCATGACGGGCTGTCGGAGGTGGTGCACGGCTATCGTCCGGATGAGGCGGCCGTCGAGCAGACCTTCGTCAACAAGGATGCCGTCGCGACGCTGAAGCTCGGACAGGCGCGTGGCATCGCCCTGTTGGTGCCATCGCTCGCCGGTCTCCGGGTTGCCGAATATGCGCCGAACGCGGTCAAGAAGGCCGTGATCGGCGTCGGCCATGGCGACAAGGAGCAGATCCACATGATGCTCAAGGTCCTGATGCCGCGGGTGAAATTCAAGGGCAGCGATGCTGCCGATGCGCTGGCGATCGCCATCTGCCACGCGCACAATCGCGGCGGCAACCGGATGCTGCAGGCGGCAATGGCGGGCTGA